A single Streptomyces mirabilis DNA region contains:
- a CDS encoding ATP-binding protein: MSDGQTTASGVTAAGATTRTDVTEAVGVTGVTGVSSVTGARQIELPEDRYAEELAFLAAYDEGPRPPGWHLTPRAVVTFVCGSDGETLSGADGRRLVVSRKFVGDRGLVERCVVTLAGERGLLLVGEPGTAKSMLSELLAAAVCGTSALTVQGTAGTTEDQLRYGWNYAMLLAAGPSRAAMVPSPVLTAMTRGAVARIEEVTRCLPEVQDALVSLLSERRIAVPELAGGPDGDGTVHAVPGFTLIATANLRDRGVSEMSAALKRRFNFETVGPIDDLDAETELVRGQATAALARSGARFCVDDAVLEALVTAFRDLRSGRSAEGWEVERPTTVMSTAEAVQVATSMGLGAAYLGDGRDVVRTLPGHLLGTVRKDDPADHARLLGYWDGPVRRRAEQGAALWRTLWELRDDLV, translated from the coding sequence ATGAGCGACGGACAGACCACGGCGAGCGGGGTGACGGCAGCGGGTGCGACGACCAGGACGGACGTGACAGAAGCGGTGGGCGTAACCGGTGTAACCGGCGTGTCGAGCGTGACGGGTGCGCGACAGATCGAGCTGCCCGAGGACCGTTACGCCGAGGAGTTGGCGTTTCTCGCGGCGTACGACGAGGGGCCGCGACCGCCGGGCTGGCACCTGACCCCGCGTGCCGTGGTGACGTTCGTGTGCGGTTCGGACGGCGAGACGCTGAGCGGCGCGGACGGGCGACGGCTCGTCGTGTCACGGAAGTTCGTGGGCGACCGGGGACTCGTCGAGCGGTGTGTGGTGACGCTCGCGGGCGAGCGGGGTCTCCTGCTGGTCGGCGAGCCCGGCACCGCCAAGTCGATGCTCTCCGAACTGCTGGCCGCCGCCGTGTGCGGCACCAGCGCGCTCACCGTGCAGGGCACCGCGGGCACCACGGAGGACCAGCTCAGATACGGCTGGAACTACGCGATGCTGCTCGCCGCGGGGCCGAGCCGCGCGGCCATGGTGCCCTCACCCGTGCTCACGGCGATGACCCGGGGAGCCGTCGCCCGGATCGAGGAGGTCACACGCTGTCTGCCCGAGGTGCAGGACGCCCTGGTGTCTTTGCTGTCCGAACGGCGCATCGCGGTACCGGAGTTGGCCGGTGGCCCGGACGGGGACGGCACGGTGCACGCCGTGCCGGGGTTCACGCTGATCGCGACGGCCAACCTCCGTGACCGCGGTGTCTCCGAGATGTCGGCCGCCCTCAAGCGCCGCTTCAACTTCGAGACCGTCGGACCGATCGACGACCTCGACGCGGAGACGGAGCTGGTCCGTGGCCAGGCCACGGCGGCGCTCGCCCGCTCGGGTGCCCGTTTCTGCGTGGACGACGCGGTGCTGGAGGCACTGGTCACGGCCTTCCGGGATCTGCGCTCGGGCCGCAGCGCGGAGGGCTGGGAGGTCGAGCGGCCCACCACGGTGATGTCGACGGCGGAGGCGGTGCAGGTCGCCACGTCGATGGGCCTGGGCGCCGCGTATCTCGGGGACGGCAGGGATGTCGTGCGCACCCTGCCCGGCCATCTGCTCGGCACGGTGCGCAAGGACGACCCGGCCGATCACGCACGGCTGCTGGGCTACTGGGACGGTCCGGTGCGGCGGCGCGCGGAGCAGGGCGCCGCGCTGTGGCGGACGCTGTGGGAGCTGCGCGATGACCTCGTGTGA
- a CDS encoding DUF4132 domain-containing protein, whose protein sequence is MGWIETSSGYAVTLDGVQVRCRNAAGRTLKQVPAKLRDDVEVVRLRQLAEWLERHEQECRSQVDTWIVRSLPVPTDLLARVWPDAAWQEALRDLVVAPVDADGTVALERAGFLRDADPEQGLGVVDLDGDSVRLAARTVVIPHPVLLEDLEELREFAAELGVEQGAGQLFREVWPRPDERDGAAFEWSAYAGGKFEELRHATARAGSYGYRVRGGYAVCPLIENGVAVEAAYWIGADYPESETRTGGLEWRAAGGRRLPLREVGPVAWSEGVRMAALVYAGRVVNGEDEEGEL, encoded by the coding sequence ATGGGTTGGATCGAGACATCCAGTGGGTACGCCGTCACGTTGGACGGCGTACAGGTGCGGTGCCGCAACGCGGCGGGGCGCACGCTGAAGCAGGTGCCCGCGAAGCTGCGGGACGACGTGGAGGTCGTCCGGCTGCGGCAGTTGGCCGAGTGGCTGGAGCGGCATGAGCAGGAGTGCCGCTCCCAGGTGGACACCTGGATCGTCCGCTCCCTGCCCGTGCCGACGGATCTGCTGGCCCGGGTGTGGCCCGATGCCGCCTGGCAGGAGGCGCTGCGGGATCTGGTGGTGGCGCCGGTGGACGCGGACGGCACGGTCGCGCTGGAGCGCGCCGGATTCCTGCGGGACGCGGATCCGGAGCAGGGCCTCGGCGTGGTGGACCTCGACGGCGACTCGGTCCGGCTCGCCGCGCGGACGGTGGTGATACCGCATCCGGTGCTCCTCGAAGACCTGGAGGAGCTGCGGGAGTTCGCGGCGGAGCTCGGTGTCGAGCAGGGCGCGGGCCAGTTGTTCCGGGAGGTCTGGCCGCGGCCGGACGAGAGGGACGGCGCCGCCTTCGAGTGGAGCGCCTACGCGGGCGGGAAGTTCGAGGAACTGCGGCACGCGACCGCGCGGGCGGGTTCGTACGGCTATCGGGTGCGCGGCGGGTACGCGGTGTGCCCGCTGATCGAGAACGGGGTCGCGGTGGAGGCGGCCTACTGGATCGGCGCCGACTACCCGGAGTCCGAGACCCGTACCGGCGGCCTGGAGTGGCGGGCCGCGGGCGGGCGCCGGCTGCCGCTGCGGGAAGTGGGACCGGTGGCCTGGTCGGAGGGGGTTCGGATGGCGGCTTTGGTGTACGCGGGGCGTGTGGTGAACGGCGAGGACGAGGAGGGGGAGCTGTGA
- a CDS encoding HEAT repeat domain-containing protein: MFTGMDEVGWASMKHAYGSAEDVPELLRGLASACPQERERALDGMYGAVHHQGDVYDSTLACIPFLFELVGHSEIRDRGGVVELLVSIGGGDAFDEGPLEDGAGAEGNYAMARTAIRSGAAAFIGLLADRDPEVRRAAPTALVRFLGQPERVLGLLTGRLEEEEEEQVRPALAEGLGLFARLHTASAAPAVEYLVELGAAPHDPGLRLAALGQLAGCAPDRLPADLVPTVVALLRARSRRTRVPDQPERPDTDTLIGHLRRLRPADEEGGHLLRTLHTALGGRTVDRIALLKGQLSSDEPADRCNAVWMSAGLFREWRGSYEELVALIGEQVVTEEQRLRDAAASVLESLFGLAAPAGDHLAALVAMGPEHRIRQWERGVPTLGAPLKALARAGDPRAVAALAEVLDGPVVPPETGYEVQHLGPAAAPLAPLLRERLGEVPLDALDTYDRAVPLLFALGRLGHAPAVPEMLRLLHGAPEGLRSRGWLVRAIADALGRCGPDAREAIPALRKLLDGGSAVAAAGALWSVEGDAEAVLLTLRRELVEEPLHARNAAEALARLGPAARPALPALRRMADSGKVWPRAIAAGALWDIAGDPKPVLPALRSAWEQNAHTRTVLADCLIRMGPAGSPAHDLLRTELATPRRHQARAGGYGSHDITEDEQLLRACRAALDAA, translated from the coding sequence GTGTTCACGGGGATGGACGAGGTCGGCTGGGCCTCGATGAAACATGCCTATGGAAGCGCCGAGGACGTCCCGGAGTTGCTCCGGGGACTGGCCTCCGCCTGCCCGCAGGAGCGTGAGAGAGCGCTCGACGGGATGTACGGGGCCGTGCACCACCAGGGCGATGTCTACGACTCGACGCTCGCGTGCATCCCGTTCCTGTTCGAACTCGTCGGGCACTCGGAAATCCGCGACCGGGGCGGCGTCGTGGAGTTGCTCGTCAGCATCGGCGGTGGGGACGCCTTCGACGAAGGGCCGCTCGAGGACGGGGCGGGCGCCGAGGGCAACTACGCCATGGCCCGGACGGCGATACGGTCGGGCGCCGCGGCCTTCATCGGCCTGCTCGCGGACCGGGACCCGGAGGTGCGCCGGGCGGCACCGACGGCGCTCGTGCGGTTCCTCGGCCAACCGGAGCGCGTCCTCGGGCTGTTGACGGGACGGCTCGAGGAGGAAGAGGAGGAACAGGTCCGGCCGGCCCTGGCCGAGGGCCTGGGACTGTTCGCGCGCCTGCACACCGCGTCCGCCGCTCCCGCGGTGGAGTACCTGGTCGAACTCGGGGCCGCTCCGCACGACCCCGGGCTGCGGCTCGCCGCCCTCGGCCAACTCGCCGGCTGCGCACCCGATCGCCTGCCCGCCGACCTCGTGCCCACCGTCGTCGCGCTGCTCCGGGCCAGATCACGACGCACCCGGGTACCGGACCAGCCTGAGCGGCCCGACACCGACACCCTCATCGGCCATCTGCGACGCCTGCGCCCCGCCGACGAGGAGGGGGGTCATCTCCTGCGGACCCTGCACACCGCGCTCGGCGGCCGGACCGTCGACCGGATCGCCCTGCTCAAGGGGCAGTTGAGCAGCGACGAGCCGGCCGACCGGTGCAATGCCGTGTGGATGTCGGCGGGGCTCTTCCGTGAATGGCGGGGCTCGTACGAAGAGCTGGTCGCGTTGATCGGCGAGCAGGTCGTCACCGAGGAGCAGCGGTTGCGCGATGCCGCGGCCTCCGTCCTGGAGTCCCTCTTCGGTCTGGCCGCCCCGGCCGGCGACCATTTGGCCGCCCTGGTGGCGATGGGCCCCGAGCACCGAATACGCCAGTGGGAGCGCGGGGTACCGACCCTCGGCGCCCCGCTCAAGGCGCTGGCCAGGGCCGGGGACCCGCGCGCGGTGGCGGCGCTCGCCGAGGTGCTGGACGGTCCGGTCGTGCCGCCCGAAACCGGTTACGAGGTCCAGCACTTGGGCCCGGCGGCGGCCCCGCTCGCTCCACTGCTGCGCGAGCGGCTCGGCGAGGTTCCCCTCGACGCGCTCGATACGTACGACCGTGCCGTACCGCTGCTGTTCGCGCTCGGCAGGCTGGGACACGCCCCGGCGGTACCGGAGATGCTGCGGCTGCTGCACGGTGCGCCGGAGGGGCTGCGGAGCCGGGGGTGGCTCGTGCGGGCGATCGCCGACGCGCTCGGCAGATGCGGCCCGGACGCGCGGGAGGCGATACCGGCCCTGCGCAAGCTGCTGGACGGGGGATCCGCGGTGGCGGCGGCCGGTGCGCTCTGGTCGGTGGAGGGCGACGCGGAGGCCGTACTGCTGACGCTGCGAAGAGAATTGGTGGAGGAGCCGCTCCACGCACGCAACGCGGCCGAGGCCCTGGCCCGGCTGGGTCCCGCGGCCCGACCCGCCCTGCCGGCACTGCGCCGCATGGCCGACTCCGGGAAGGTGTGGCCGCGCGCGATCGCCGCGGGCGCCCTGTGGGACATCGCGGGGGATCCCAAGCCGGTCCTCCCCGCGCTCCGCTCCGCCTGGGAGCAGAACGCGCACACCCGCACCGTCCTCGCCGACTGTCTGATACGGATGGGTCCGGCGGGCTCGCCCGCCCACGATCTGCTCCGTACGGAACTCGCCACACCACGGCGGCACCAGGCTCGGGCCGGCGGATACGGCAGCCATGACATCACCGAGGACGAACAGCTGCTGCGTGCCTGCCGCGCCGCCCTGGACGCCGCGTAG
- a CDS encoding TerD family protein encodes MGVSLSKGGNVSLSKEAPGLTAVLVGLGWDVRTTTGTDYDLDASALLVDESGKVLSDQHFVFYNNLKSPDGSVEHTGDNLTGEGEGDDESIKVNLAGVPAEVAKIVFPVSIHDADARGQSFGQVRNAFIRVVNQAGGTELARYDLSEDAASETAMIFGELYRNGAEWKFRAVGQGYASGLSGIASDFGVGV; translated from the coding sequence GTGGGAGTTTCCCTGTCCAAAGGCGGCAATGTCTCGCTCAGCAAGGAGGCGCCGGGCCTGACCGCGGTCCTCGTCGGTCTGGGCTGGGACGTGCGGACCACGACGGGCACCGACTACGACCTCGACGCGTCCGCGCTGCTGGTCGACGAGTCGGGCAAGGTCCTCTCGGACCAGCACTTCGTCTTCTACAACAACCTGAAGAGCCCGGACGGTTCGGTCGAGCACACCGGCGACAACCTGACCGGTGAGGGCGAGGGCGACGACGAGTCCATCAAGGTGAACCTGGCCGGCGTACCGGCCGAGGTCGCCAAGATCGTGTTCCCGGTCTCGATCCATGACGCCGACGCGCGCGGACAGAGCTTCGGCCAGGTCCGCAACGCGTTCATCCGCGTCGTCAACCAGGCCGGCGGCACCGAACTCGCGCGCTACGACCTGTCGGAGGACGCCGCGTCCGAAACCGCGATGATCTTCGGCGAGTTGTACCGCAACGGCGCGGAGTGGAAGTTCCGCGCGGTGGGCCAGGGGTACGCCTCGGGTCTGTCCGGGATCGCCTCCGACTTCGGCGTCGGAGTCTGA
- a CDS encoding FtsX-like permease family protein, which translates to MRTTPRQTVVMVVTSVAMTGLIGGGVGVPLGVALNGWIVPAMGHSARLNLPESVIAVYRTTELILLALGGLLIAVLGALLPAGWTARTRGAVALRTE; encoded by the coding sequence ATGAGGACGACGCCGCGGCAGACCGTCGTCATGGTCGTCACCTCGGTCGCCATGACCGGACTCATCGGCGGCGGTGTCGGAGTGCCGCTCGGCGTCGCCCTGAACGGCTGGATCGTGCCGGCCATGGGGCACAGCGCAAGGCTGAACCTGCCCGAGTCCGTCATCGCCGTCTACCGCACGACCGAACTGATCCTGCTCGCCCTCGGCGGGCTGCTGATCGCCGTCCTGGGCGCGCTGCTGCCGGCGGGCTGGACCGCCCGGACCCGCGGTGCCGTCGCCCTGCGCACGGAATAG